In a genomic window of uncultured Sphaerochaeta sp.:
- a CDS encoding PhoH family protein, producing the protein MDRSIEFSNEEQMERVLGINDRNLPYLEALLGCDLFVKGIILTCLSKDELVANRFLSLLSRLRTLSENQHYFSEAEIFMEFQSLKHDRPLEELLSEEKQDKPFILVHNRFAFPKSPRQEAYIKSMEENQIVFGIGPAGTGKTFLAVAYALSQLMGGKRQKLILTRPIVEAGENLGFLPGDLAQKINPYLRPLYDAMEAMISVQNIRKLEENGSIEIAPLAYMRGRSLQNAIVILDEAQNTTIEQMQMFLTRLGENSKAIITGDISQIDLPKHKGSGLVHARNILQGINALDFILFDSQDVVRSRIVQQIIDAYAKDQGAHGQGERR; encoded by the coding sequence ATGGATAGAAGCATCGAGTTTTCCAATGAGGAGCAAATGGAGAGGGTTCTGGGAATAAACGACCGGAACCTTCCATATCTTGAGGCATTGTTAGGATGCGATCTGTTTGTAAAAGGCATCATCTTGACCTGCCTGAGCAAGGATGAACTCGTTGCCAACCGGTTTTTGTCATTGCTTTCACGTCTCAGGACCCTTTCCGAGAACCAACACTATTTCAGTGAAGCCGAAATCTTCATGGAGTTCCAAAGCTTGAAGCATGACCGACCTCTTGAGGAGTTGCTCTCTGAGGAGAAGCAGGACAAGCCGTTCATTTTGGTCCACAACCGTTTCGCGTTTCCCAAAAGTCCACGCCAAGAGGCCTATATCAAGAGCATGGAGGAGAACCAGATTGTATTCGGCATCGGCCCAGCAGGAACAGGAAAGACATTTCTGGCTGTTGCCTACGCTCTCAGCCAGCTGATGGGTGGAAAACGGCAAAAATTGATCCTTACCAGACCTATCGTGGAAGCAGGAGAGAACCTTGGCTTTCTTCCCGGAGATCTGGCACAGAAGATCAATCCGTATCTCAGGCCGTTGTATGATGCAATGGAAGCTATGATCAGCGTGCAGAACATCCGCAAGCTTGAAGAGAACGGGAGTATTGAGATTGCCCCCCTGGCCTATATGCGGGGTCGCTCGCTCCAAAATGCCATCGTCATCCTTGATGAGGCGCAAAACACCACCATTGAGCAGATGCAGATGTTCCTGACTCGTCTTGGGGAGAATTCAAAGGCCATCATCACCGGTGACATCAGCCAAATCGATCTTCCCAAGCACAAGGGCAGTGGCCTTGTACATGCAAGAAACATTTTGCAGGGTATCAATGCCTTGGACTTCATCCTCTTTGATTCCCAGGATGTGGTTCGTTCCAGGATCGTACAGCAGATCATAGATGCGTATGCAAAAGACCAAGGTGCTCATGGACAGGGAGAAAGGCGATGA
- a CDS encoding HDIG domain-containing metalloprotein gives MKQNKASLDRGKKSKQIERKVSLVLMVCTVLLAMLIPLGSSRTSDRGLRSLSVRYVAGELAEQDVFATSSFQYIDETKTQQHILAQEKAVLPYFSFMLRSTTLSTQRVQQFVQAWLGKGQEEAQLLLDTFALSDSKHVVSRIADLSPEERLFLLQALQETSHAVLEEGLYRTEEIETIRQQGYERFLLDNTVSMDTQQTAQQRSVDAVMTGETLFDSLSSWLKGYEMVNESFQSHLIVDALSLLIEANVHYEEVKTLSLREEAAQTVMPVIVTIERGQKILAKDTVVTQEQLALLQRMGEQSFGYTVFELVGRAIFILFASAVSVYVFLQFLHNDKRLYLYLNLMLVSVILSLLALYMIGYLLENRTIVFLDSYLPIVFAPLFTAHITSKKRLGLVTAFLLSSFVTLMPQASSMTFFFSLSVSGICLYFFQYTIKRLEDLFNWFYAIVISSFAAIALNVVVGIQLTSVLPLIGGIVLNVTISLVFAEALVPLCERMFNIPTAYRLSELAFSDSPVLERLSTVAQGTYNHSRYVSDLAYKAAKAIGANAMLARVGGIYHDIGKSDHPEYFIENQGTENKHDDIKPSLSVAIIKSHVKLGLEKGREVGLPQEVLDIIAQHHGNDVIQFFYNEAKEQALKAGMDVKQDDFSYSGDVPASPESAIVMLADCVEAASRTMKKPNHSKYQKLVHSVIMGKIERDQLKDSQLSLTDLDVIEDAFVQTLIGRDHHRIEYPDEAKEERPKTEG, from the coding sequence ATGAAGCAAAACAAAGCCTCTCTGGATCGGGGCAAAAAGAGCAAGCAAATCGAGCGGAAGGTCTCATTGGTACTGATGGTTTGTACCGTCCTGCTTGCAATGCTCATTCCGCTTGGGTCAAGCAGAACCTCAGACCGTGGACTTCGATCCCTTTCGGTTCGTTATGTTGCAGGAGAACTGGCAGAACAGGATGTTTTCGCCACCTCATCATTCCAGTACATAGATGAAACAAAGACCCAGCAGCATATTCTTGCCCAGGAGAAGGCTGTACTTCCGTACTTTTCATTCATGTTACGCTCCACCACGCTATCCACCCAACGGGTACAACAGTTTGTGCAGGCCTGGCTGGGGAAGGGGCAAGAGGAAGCCCAGCTTCTCCTCGATACATTCGCCCTTTCTGATTCCAAGCATGTAGTGTCCCGTATTGCCGACCTTTCCCCTGAGGAGCGGCTTTTCTTGTTGCAGGCACTGCAGGAGACCAGTCATGCAGTACTCGAGGAAGGCCTTTATCGCACCGAAGAGATTGAGACGATCAGGCAACAGGGCTACGAACGATTCCTTCTGGACAATACGGTATCGATGGACACACAGCAAACGGCGCAGCAGAGATCGGTGGATGCCGTAATGACCGGTGAAACCTTGTTTGACTCCCTCTCCTCCTGGCTGAAAGGGTATGAGATGGTCAATGAGTCCTTTCAGTCTCATCTGATTGTTGATGCGCTCTCCTTGCTTATTGAAGCAAATGTTCACTATGAGGAAGTGAAGACACTTTCCTTGCGGGAAGAGGCCGCCCAAACCGTCATGCCGGTCATAGTGACGATCGAGCGTGGCCAGAAAATTCTTGCCAAGGATACGGTGGTTACCCAGGAACAGCTTGCCTTGCTGCAACGAATGGGTGAACAATCCTTCGGGTATACGGTATTTGAGCTTGTCGGAAGAGCCATTTTCATCTTGTTCGCGAGTGCTGTATCGGTCTATGTCTTTCTGCAATTCCTTCATAATGACAAGCGCCTCTACCTGTATTTGAATCTGATGCTTGTGTCTGTTATTCTTTCCCTTTTGGCCTTGTATATGATCGGCTATTTGTTGGAAAACAGGACTATCGTGTTTCTGGATTCCTATCTGCCCATTGTATTTGCTCCTTTGTTCACTGCCCACATCACCAGCAAAAAACGGCTGGGTCTGGTGACCGCGTTCTTGCTTTCCAGTTTTGTCACCCTCATGCCGCAGGCTTCTTCCATGACATTTTTCTTCAGCTTGAGCGTAAGTGGCATCTGTCTTTACTTTTTCCAATATACCATCAAGCGGCTTGAGGATTTGTTCAATTGGTTCTATGCAATCGTCATCAGCAGTTTTGCTGCCATTGCGTTGAATGTAGTGGTGGGTATCCAGCTCACCTCCGTGCTCCCTCTGATAGGGGGAATTGTCCTGAACGTGACCATCAGCTTGGTGTTTGCCGAGGCATTGGTTCCTCTGTGCGAACGGATGTTCAATATCCCCACGGCATACCGTCTCAGTGAGCTGGCCTTCAGTGACAGTCCTGTGTTGGAACGCTTGAGTACCGTCGCCCAGGGTACCTACAACCACAGCCGTTATGTCTCCGACCTTGCCTACAAGGCAGCGAAAGCCATTGGGGCGAATGCAATGCTTGCCAGGGTAGGAGGAATCTATCATGATATCGGGAAATCCGATCATCCTGAGTATTTCATTGAGAATCAGGGGACGGAGAACAAACATGATGACATCAAGCCGAGCCTATCGGTGGCAATCATCAAGAGTCATGTCAAACTCGGCTTGGAGAAGGGAAGGGAAGTGGGCCTTCCCCAGGAAGTGCTTGATATCATTGCCCAGCATCATGGCAATGATGTAATCCAGTTCTTCTACAACGAGGCAAAGGAACAGGCACTCAAGGCGGGTATGGATGTGAAGCAGGATGATTTTTCTTATTCCGGCGATGTCCCGGCCTCTCCTGAGTCAGCGATCGTAATGCTTGCCGATTGTGTGGAAGCTGCGAGCCGGACAATGAAGAAACCAAACCACTCGAAATATCAGAAATTGGTTCATTCCGTCATTATGGGAAAAATTGAGCGTGACCAGCTGAAGGATTCTCAGCTCTCGCTTACTGACCTTGATGTCATTGAGGATGCTTTCGTGCAAACCTTGATAGGAAGGGATCACCATCGCATCGAATACCCGGATGAAGCCAAAGAAGAAAGACCCAAGACGGAGGGATGA
- the ybeY gene encoding rRNA maturation RNase YbeY: protein MSATHFIDVSYEEEAYRLEADEQKVLSTLTKTLDLLNQASCELSVSFVSDATIQGLNKEYRSKDEPTDILSFAQQDEVEDFSWPEVQYEGEESLPEEVEVLGDMVISLDTLKRNAQSFSVEEEEELTRLLIHGLLHLLGEDHESNDMHEPMLIKQEQLLNQVRGSKR from the coding sequence ATGAGCGCAACACATTTCATTGATGTTTCCTACGAAGAGGAAGCATATCGGTTGGAGGCTGATGAGCAGAAGGTGCTCTCCACCCTTACCAAGACGCTGGATTTGCTCAATCAGGCAAGTTGTGAGTTGTCGGTGAGTTTTGTCAGTGATGCTACGATACAGGGACTGAACAAGGAGTACCGCTCCAAGGATGAGCCGACCGATATCCTCTCTTTTGCCCAGCAGGATGAGGTGGAGGATTTCAGTTGGCCTGAAGTGCAGTATGAAGGTGAGGAGAGTCTTCCGGAGGAGGTTGAGGTGCTTGGGGACATGGTGATTTCCCTTGATACCTTGAAAAGAAATGCACAATCCTTTAGTGTAGAAGAAGAGGAAGAACTGACTCGGTTGTTGATTCATGGCCTTTTGCACCTCTTGGGTGAAGATCATGAAAGCAATGATATGCATGAGCCTATGTTGATCAAACAGGAGCAGTTGCTTAATCAAGTGAGGGGGAGCAAACGTTGA